A section of the Asticcacaulis sp. EMRT-3 genome encodes:
- a CDS encoding glutathione S-transferase — protein sequence MITLHHLENSRSQRMIWLLEELGLDYRLKIYKRRPDMLAPPELKAVHPLGHAPVLTTARRTLAESGAIAEYLLVTYGVGRLTPREGSAAWMDYIYWMHATEGSAMPPILLRLICETVPKKTPWPLRPLASAIMKGLERMMVTPNLKAQTALWEDTLTRHAWFAGPVFTAADIMMSFPVEAAARFGLLEHSPQTLQWLKTIQARPTYRRALLRGGPYTFVLDGDAAGEGEADQRQDEQFEDKRRQAIH from the coding sequence ATGATCACACTTCACCATCTTGAGAATTCGCGTTCGCAGCGCATGATCTGGCTCTTGGAAGAGCTGGGGCTCGACTATAGGCTCAAAATTTACAAGCGCCGCCCCGATATGCTGGCGCCGCCCGAACTGAAGGCGGTGCATCCGCTCGGCCATGCGCCCGTCCTGACCACGGCGCGCCGCACCCTGGCTGAAAGCGGCGCGATTGCCGAATATCTGCTCGTCACCTATGGGGTTGGTCGCCTGACGCCGCGCGAAGGCAGCGCCGCCTGGATGGACTATATCTACTGGATGCACGCCACCGAAGGCTCGGCCATGCCGCCGATCCTGCTCAGGCTGATTTGCGAGACCGTGCCGAAAAAAACGCCGTGGCCGCTGCGGCCATTGGCTTCGGCCATCATGAAAGGGCTGGAGCGCATGATGGTGACGCCCAATCTGAAGGCGCAGACAGCGCTGTGGGAAGACACGCTGACACGCCATGCCTGGTTTGCCGGGCCGGTCTTCACCGCCGCCGACATCATGATGAGCTTCCCGGTCGAGGCGGCGGCGCGCTTTGGCCTGCTTGAGCATTCACCGCAGACCCTGCAATGGCTCAAGACCATTCAGGCGCGCCCGACCTACCGGCGAGCCTTGCTGCGCGGCGGCCCCTATACCTTCGTGTTAGATGGTGATGCAGCCGGCGAAGGTGAGGCCGATCAGCGGCAGGATGAGCAGTTTGAGGATAAGCGACGTCAGGCGATTCATTGA
- a CDS encoding lytic transglycosylase domain-containing protein, with translation MTRLRLPLAFRPPFGTKTLRRKVWLACSVGALSLTGLGPAQAQDDSGPIPYSQLSDQPDTGTTARPYVPSILSAADSALLEQALQAVKTGNFAQADSLAKGLTDPVARKIVTWTIINNNGGIYSFAALDAARRDLWGWPRAANRQIAAERLIAASGMTDQQIVDWFKGAPPQSIEGATALITAYGNLGRTSEAQSLAKIWWRTQVFDSIAQANFYQAFSRYLTAADNLARINCLMLDTQNASSQSITDMIAYVDAHTGDVARAVIAMRSSSAAADGLYQTALASDPHNPVLAYARARYLSGKGLEPLGFPLLPDLPPASMSPGAASQLYRLRLAYFRAALKVQDYRTAYNAMNGGGFDGGEAEAEAEFFAGWMALIKLNDPDAAICHFQGVAEAGTSPITQGRADYWLGRAYEARNHPATATEVSDADTARAWYQKGAQYIYAFYGQMAAEKAGVTQISLGKDPVPSAADKARFENREQVKAARILGGLGEMGLFHAIIFDLDTVLPNAEEEALLVDLTASYDSQAMAMKVARMSMQRGFYLPERAYPIRDVPNVPGPEKAFVLAITRQESGFDPSVRSPANAKGMMQLIPSTARAVANRLNLGFSDSRLYDADYNMTLGTYHLGELVDRFGGSYILAAAGYNAGPSRMGQWIAQCGEPRGPGADALSFIECMPLGETRDYMMRVTENMRIYRARLNGGTAPLTATADVTRGSPAPIGSFDPDDVGDGSDTPDAPISYMDYQKAQTQDATAAAALTAAPVSMKPIADPKPKARPVAAHRTEARRRTGTKHKAVKTHRTEKKSVKSKTKSKSKAKAASHHKRR, from the coding sequence ATGACGCGCCTTCGCCTTCCGCTCGCCTTTCGCCCCCCCTTCGGTACGAAAACGCTGCGCCGCAAGGTGTGGCTGGCCTGCAGTGTCGGCGCGTTGAGCCTGACCGGGTTGGGGCCTGCTCAGGCGCAGGACGATTCGGGGCCGATTCCCTATAGCCAGCTCAGCGACCAGCCCGATACCGGTACGACGGCCCGGCCTTACGTGCCGTCCATCCTGTCCGCCGCCGATTCCGCCCTGCTCGAACAGGCGTTGCAAGCCGTCAAGACCGGCAATTTCGCCCAGGCCGATTCGCTGGCTAAGGGCCTGACCGATCCGGTGGCGCGCAAGATCGTCACCTGGACGATTATCAATAATAATGGCGGCATCTATTCGTTCGCCGCGCTCGACGCCGCCCGCCGCGACCTGTGGGGCTGGCCGCGCGCCGCCAATCGCCAGATCGCCGCCGAAAGACTGATCGCCGCATCCGGCATGACCGACCAGCAGATCGTGGACTGGTTCAAGGGCGCACCGCCGCAAAGCATCGAGGGCGCCACGGCCCTGATCACCGCCTATGGCAATCTCGGTCGCACCAGCGAAGCGCAAAGCCTGGCCAAAATCTGGTGGCGCACCCAGGTTTTCGATTCGATCGCCCAGGCCAATTTTTATCAGGCCTTCAGCCGTTACCTGACTGCCGCCGACAATCTGGCGCGCATCAACTGTCTGATGCTGGATACGCAAAACGCCAGTTCGCAATCGATCACCGACATGATTGCCTATGTCGATGCCCACACAGGCGATGTCGCGCGTGCCGTCATCGCCATGCGCAGCAGTTCCGCCGCCGCCGATGGCCTGTACCAGACCGCTCTGGCCAGCGATCCGCATAATCCGGTTCTGGCCTATGCCCGCGCCCGATACCTGTCGGGCAAGGGGCTGGAACCGCTCGGCTTTCCCCTGCTGCCCGATTTGCCGCCCGCCTCGATGAGCCCCGGTGCGGCCTCACAGCTTTACCGCCTGCGCCTCGCCTATTTCCGCGCCGCCCTGAAGGTACAGGACTATCGCACCGCCTATAATGCCATGAATGGCGGCGGATTCGATGGCGGCGAGGCCGAGGCTGAGGCCGAGTTTTTCGCGGGCTGGATGGCGCTCATCAAGCTGAACGATCCCGACGCCGCCATTTGCCATTTTCAGGGCGTGGCCGAGGCCGGCACCTCGCCGATCACGCAAGGCCGTGCCGATTACTGGCTGGGCCGCGCCTATGAGGCACGCAACCATCCCGCTACGGCCACTGAAGTCAGCGACGCCGATACGGCCCGCGCCTGGTATCAGAAGGGCGCGCAATATATCTATGCCTTCTATGGCCAGATGGCTGCCGAAAAAGCAGGTGTCACCCAGATCAGCCTCGGCAAGGATCCGGTGCCTTCCGCCGCCGACAAGGCGCGCTTTGAAAACCGCGAACAGGTGAAGGCGGCGCGAATCCTTGGCGGGCTGGGCGAAATGGGCCTGTTCCACGCCATCATCTTCGATCTCGACACCGTCCTGCCCAATGCCGAGGAGGAAGCCCTGCTCGTTGACCTGACGGCCTCTTACGATAGTCAGGCTATGGCCATGAAGGTGGCGCGCATGTCGATGCAGCGCGGCTTTTACCTGCCGGAACGCGCCTATCCGATCCGCGATGTGCCCAATGTGCCGGGGCCGGAAAAAGCCTTTGTGCTGGCCATTACCCGTCAGGAATCGGGCTTCGACCCCAGCGTACGCTCACCCGCCAATGCCAAGGGCATGATGCAGCTTATTCCCTCCACCGCCCGGGCCGTGGCCAACCGCCTCAATCTCGGTTTCAGCGATTCCAGGCTTTATGACGCTGATTACAATATGACGCTCGGCACCTACCATCTCGGCGAACTGGTGGATCGTTTCGGTGGCTCCTATATTCTGGCCGCCGCCGGTTATAATGCCGGGCCCAGTCGTATGGGCCAGTGGATTGCGCAATGTGGCGAACCGCGCGGACCGGGGGCCGACGCCCTGTCTTTTATTGAATGTATGCCGCTGGGCGAAACGCGCGACTATATGATGCGCGTCACCGAAAATATGCGCATCTATCGCGCCCGCCTGAATGGCGGCACGGCCCCCCTCACCGCCACGGCCGATGTGACGCGCGGCAGCCCTGCGCCGATCGGCAGCTTCGATCCCGATGATGTCGGTGATGGCAGCGACACGCCCGATGCGCCGATCAGCTATATGGATTACCAGAAGGCCCAAACCCAGGACGCCACAGCCGCCGCTGCGCTTACCGCCGCCCCGGTCAGTATGAAGCCCATCGCCGATCCAAAACCGAAGGCCAGACCGGTTGCCGCGCACAGGACTGAGGCAAGGCGCCGGACCGGGACTAAACACAAGGCGGTAAAGACGCACAGGACGGAAAAGAAAAGCGTCAAATCGAAGACAAAATCTAAGTCAAAGGCGAAAGCCGCCAGCCATCATAAGCGGCGCTGA
- a CDS encoding class I SAM-dependent methyltransferase, which produces MSMIIADTATTLRTQAWADYALVDSGHGRKLERYGDFLVVRPEPQCWWSPKYPALWDKADAIFDPAGDEDEGRWSFSRPPPEQWVLGWQDVKFHGRFTNFRHLAFFPEQAANWQWQSEVIAARRGQGDGMRVLNLFGYTGVASLAAAAAGAKVTHVDASKKAIGWARDNAALSGLSDAPIRWICEDARKYVQREVKRGSKYEGIILDPPKYGRGPTGEVWRLFEDLPEMIHLCAQLLSDEAAFLLLNAYAARVSGPALAHLVAEAIGPREGRIDHGELTLIEEAQPPKGFKPADVAPREIGLSFFARWQG; this is translated from the coding sequence ATGAGCATGATCATCGCCGACACAGCCACAACCTTAAGAACGCAAGCCTGGGCTGACTACGCCCTTGTCGATTCCGGCCACGGGCGCAAGCTCGAACGCTATGGCGACTTCCTCGTCGTGCGTCCTGAACCGCAATGCTGGTGGAGCCCGAAATACCCGGCCCTCTGGGACAAGGCCGACGCCATCTTTGACCCCGCAGGCGATGAAGACGAAGGCCGCTGGAGCTTCAGCCGCCCGCCGCCTGAGCAATGGGTGCTGGGCTGGCAAGATGTCAAATTTCATGGCCGCTTCACCAATTTTCGCCACCTCGCCTTCTTCCCCGAACAGGCGGCCAACTGGCAATGGCAGAGCGAAGTCATCGCCGCGCGGCGTGGTCAGGGGGACGGTATGCGCGTGCTCAACCTGTTTGGCTATACGGGCGTCGCCTCGCTGGCGGCCGCGGCGGCGGGCGCCAAAGTCACCCATGTCGATGCGTCGAAAAAAGCCATTGGCTGGGCGCGTGACAATGCCGCCCTGTCCGGCCTGAGTGACGCGCCGATCCGCTGGATCTGCGAGGATGCGCGCAAATATGTGCAGCGCGAGGTCAAACGCGGCTCGAAATATGAAGGCATTATCCTCGATCCGCCAAAATACGGACGTGGCCCCACGGGCGAGGTGTGGCGTCTGTTCGAAGACCTGCCGGAAATGATCCATCTGTGCGCCCAGCTTTTGAGCGACGAAGCCGCCTTCCTGCTGCTCAATGCCTATGCGGCGCGTGTGTCCGGCCCGGCACTGGCGCATCTGGTCGCCGAAGCGATTGGCCCGCGCGAGGGGCGCATCGATCATGGCGAACTGACCCTGATTGAGGAAGCCCAACCGCCGAAAGGTTTCAAGCCCGCCGATGTCGCACCGCGCGAGATCGGCCTGTCCTTCTTTGCGCGGTGGCAGGGATGA
- a CDS encoding iron ABC transporter permease, with product MHVSTTLLNLSLAVAIVVLLIVMMLFGDVPLSAAAWLDAFIHWQSIGAEIVWGIRLPRNLTAIGVGAMLGMSGALMQGLLRNPLAEPGLLGVSAGAGLGAAIAIVLGLALIPFTVAGFALIGATGVAFLLLVFVQKFPQRQSLILLGVGLSALCGATMALVFNLSPSPVTTSEMLGWMMGSVENRDWFDVMLCVVGLAAAGALSYRVGKGLRFLTLGEETARSMGIDMTRLTQLIVISSSLLAGLSVAVAGVIGFVGLAAPHFVRAMGIRDPYRLIVPSALTGALIVQLADGLVRIIPTTGELHLGVVTSLIGAPLFAVLAYRSARSWMQD from the coding sequence ATGCACGTATCCACCACCCTGCTGAACCTGTCGCTCGCGGTCGCCATTGTGGTGCTGCTCATCGTGATGATGCTGTTCGGCGATGTGCCTTTGAGCGCCGCGGCCTGGCTCGACGCCTTTATCCACTGGCAATCGATCGGCGCGGAAATCGTATGGGGCATCCGCCTGCCGCGCAACCTGACGGCCATTGGCGTGGGGGCCATGCTGGGCATGAGTGGTGCCCTGATGCAGGGGCTGCTGCGCAATCCGCTGGCCGAACCGGGCCTGCTCGGCGTCTCGGCCGGGGCGGGGCTGGGCGCGGCCATCGCCATCGTGCTGGGGCTGGCCCTGATCCCTTTCACCGTCGCCGGTTTCGCCCTGATCGGCGCAACCGGCGTAGCGTTTCTATTGCTGGTTTTCGTGCAAAAATTTCCACAGCGTCAATCCTTGATTTTGCTCGGCGTTGGCCTGTCGGCCCTGTGCGGGGCAACGATGGCGCTGGTGTTTAATCTGTCGCCCTCGCCGGTGACGACATCTGAAATGCTGGGCTGGATGATGGGGTCGGTCGAGAACCGCGACTGGTTCGATGTGATGCTGTGCGTCGTGGGGCTGGCCGCCGCCGGGGCCTTGAGCTACCGCGTCGGCAAGGGGCTGCGCTTTTTGACGCTCGGCGAGGAGACGGCGCGTTCGATGGGTATCGACATGACGCGCCTGACGCAACTGATCGTTATCAGTTCGAGCCTGCTGGCCGGGCTTTCGGTGGCGGTGGCGGGCGTGATTGGCTTTGTCGGCCTGGCCGCCCCGCATTTCGTGCGCGCTATGGGCATCCGCGATCCTTATCGTTTGATCGTGCCCTCAGCCCTGACCGGCGCCCTGATCGTGCAACTGGCCGATGGGCTTGTGCGCATTATTCCGACGACCGGCGAGTTGCACCTAGGCGTCGTCACCTCGCTGATCGGTGCGCCCTTGTTTGCCGTTCTGGCCTATCGCAGCGCCCGCTCATGGATGCAGGATTAA
- a CDS encoding ABC transporter ATP-binding protein: MSDVKPELHIKQVSVRLGGDTIVREVDAVLPAGRLYILVGPNGAGKTTLLKAMAALLPLDQGAVTLEGRDVAAMPPFARAAQMAYLPQERSIAWNLSCVDVAALGAQHLPPELARQKAFAELEALGLQEICDRGVFALSGGQRARVLLARVLAGPASVLLLDEPLIALDPAWQRHVLVRLKQRAEAGQTVILSLHDLHLAAQFADSVMLMHRGELVAIDDPEKVFTSRYLSEVFNLDGELSGPPDQRVLRLESRPLF; the protein is encoded by the coding sequence ATGTCAGATGTGAAACCGGAACTGCACATTAAACAGGTCAGTGTCAGGCTGGGGGGCGACACCATTGTCCGTGAGGTCGATGCCGTCTTGCCGGCGGGCAGACTCTATATTCTGGTCGGGCCGAACGGGGCGGGCAAGACCACATTGTTGAAGGCGATGGCGGCGCTTTTGCCGCTCGATCAGGGGGCTGTGACACTGGAGGGCCGCGATGTGGCGGCCATGCCGCCTTTCGCCCGCGCCGCGCAAATGGCCTATCTGCCGCAGGAACGCAGCATCGCCTGGAATTTGAGCTGCGTCGATGTGGCGGCGCTGGGCGCGCAGCACCTGCCGCCCGAACTGGCGCGGCAAAAGGCCTTTGCCGAACTGGAGGCGCTGGGCTTGCAGGAGATTTGCGATCGCGGCGTATTTGCTTTGTCGGGCGGACAGAGGGCGCGGGTGCTGCTGGCGCGTGTGCTGGCGGGCCCGGCATCGGTTCTGCTGCTCGATGAGCCGCTGATCGCGCTTGATCCGGCCTGGCAGCGCCATGTCCTGGTGCGGTTGAAACAGCGCGCCGAGGCCGGACAGACGGTGATTTTAAGCCTGCACGACCTGCATCTGGCGGCGCAGTTCGCCGATAGCGTCATGCTGATGCACAGGGGCGAGCTAGTGGCGATAGATGACCCAGAAAAAGTATTTACATCGAGATATTTATCTGAAGTTTTTAATCTTGATGGTGAACTGTCCGGCCCGCCGGATCAGCGTGTATTACGTCTGGAAAGCCGTCCGCTTTTCTAG
- the dapA gene encoding 4-hydroxy-tetrahydrodipicolinate synthase — MSDAKPTPLFQGIFTALVTPFRNGEVDYAAFERLVERQIAAGVHGLVPVGTTGETSTLSLEEHKAIVRLCVEKAAGRVRVIAGAGSNNTAETLELAHHAKAVGADAVLVVAPYYNKPSQEGLYQHFKALNDSVQIPAVLYNVPGRTVVDMSNETIARLAELPNIVGIKDATGALDRMSQLRVAIGGDFSFISGDDPTFLGYLAHGGHGVISVTSNVAPASMVALYDAVRQGAYDTALDWQDRLIGLHKVLFADASPSPTKYAMSRLGLCTDEVRLPITPCAQAVRPLVDQAMAVAGLDMETA; from the coding sequence ATGAGCGACGCAAAGCCCACACCCCTGTTTCAAGGGATTTTCACCGCCCTGGTGACGCCTTTTCGCAATGGCGAGGTCGATTATGCCGCTTTCGAGCGGCTGGTGGAGCGCCAGATTGCGGCGGGTGTGCATGGCCTGGTGCCGGTGGGCACGACGGGCGAAACCTCGACCCTGTCGCTGGAAGAGCACAAGGCCATCGTCAGGCTGTGCGTTGAAAAGGCCGCCGGTCGTGTGCGCGTCATCGCCGGGGCTGGTTCTAACAATACCGCCGAAACGCTCGAACTGGCGCACCACGCCAAGGCCGTGGGGGCTGATGCCGTGCTGGTGGTGGCCCCCTATTACAACAAGCCTTCGCAAGAGGGTTTGTATCAGCATTTCAAGGCTTTGAACGATTCAGTTCAGATTCCGGCTGTGCTGTATAATGTGCCGGGTCGCACCGTGGTTGATATGAGCAACGAAACGATTGCCCGTCTGGCCGAACTGCCCAATATTGTCGGCATCAAGGACGCGACCGGCGCGCTCGACCGCATGAGTCAGTTGCGCGTAGCGATTGGCGGCGATTTTTCGTTCATTTCGGGCGATGACCCGACCTTCCTCGGCTATCTGGCGCATGGCGGGCATGGCGTGATTTCGGTCACCTCCAATGTCGCGCCCGCCAGCATGGTGGCGCTGTATGACGCCGTGCGTCAGGGCGCTTATGACACGGCGCTGGACTGGCAGGACAGGCTGATCGGCCTGCACAAGGTTCTGTTCGCCGATGCTTCGCCTTCGCCGACCAAATACGCCATGAGCCGCCTTGGCCTGTGTACGGATGAGGTACGCCTGCCGATCACGCCATGCGCGCAGGCCGTGCGTCCGCTGGTCGATCAGGCGATGGCCGTGGCCGGTCTGGACATGGAGACGGCATAG
- a CDS encoding iron ABC transporter substrate-binding protein — protein MTYAHGLSGAPTVVSLDECADQYVLGLVERNRILALSDHVRFGDSYFRDRAGNMRRIKPRLESVLALDPDIVVRTWGGDFRLIQALQRRGIKVININDVNSYVQAKDELFRVGKALDAEAGARIEAHNFDEAFSEIKPVGRGRSVLYYTPSGTSAGPDTMTGDMLLKLGFRLETQDKGYFALSPEVLLGMKPDVFALGFYNDRYAMRRVPGRQPLVRALIARTPHFTLPARALSCGGWFTIYDLRDLSQTPIP, from the coding sequence GTGACTTATGCGCATGGCCTGTCGGGTGCGCCGACCGTGGTTTCGCTCGATGAATGCGCCGATCAATATGTGCTGGGTCTGGTGGAACGCAACCGCATCCTGGCCCTGTCCGATCATGTGCGCTTTGGCGACTCCTATTTTCGCGACCGTGCCGGTAATATGCGCCGCATCAAGCCTCGGCTGGAATCGGTGCTGGCGCTTGATCCCGACATCGTGGTGCGCACCTGGGGCGGCGATTTTCGCCTGATTCAGGCGCTTCAGCGCCGTGGCATCAAGGTGATCAATATCAATGATGTTAACAGCTATGTTCAGGCAAAGGATGAGCTGTTTCGTGTCGGAAAAGCGCTGGACGCGGAAGCGGGCGCCCGCATCGAGGCGCACAATTTCGATGAAGCCTTCAGCGAAATCAAGCCGGTCGGGCGCGGTCGCAGCGTGCTTTATTATACGCCGTCGGGCACCAGTGCGGGCCCCGATACCATGACCGGCGACATGCTGCTCAAGCTGGGTTTCCGGCTGGAGACACAGGACAAGGGTTATTTTGCACTGTCGCCGGAGGTCTTGCTCGGCATGAAGCCCGACGTGTTTGCGCTTGGTTTTTATAACGACCGTTACGCCATGCGGCGCGTGCCCGGCAGACAGCCTCTGGTGCGCGCCCTGATCGCACGCACACCGCATTTCACCCTGCCGGCGCGGGCTTTGAGCTGTGGCGGCTGGTTCACCATCTATGATCTGCGTGACCTGTCGCAAACCCCCATACCTTAG
- a CDS encoding RNA methyltransferase: MIREITSLTNQTVKDIRALHMRKEREATGLFLAEGLKIIIDALDQGMTPRILVYGRDADRHPLLERAIAATLAAQGEVLEVTREILEKISRKDNPQMVIAVFAQIVHRLDEIDPASADVWVALEQVRDPGNLGTIIRTADAAGIGGVILIGDCVDPFSVETVRATMGSIFALPIVKCTREAFLADRARWTGALVGTLLTASHNHRTAEYRRPTLILMGTEQSGLTPDLAAICDTHVKIPMRGRADSLNLSVATGIMIYAAQGL, encoded by the coding sequence ATGATCAGAGAGATTACCTCGCTCACCAACCAGACGGTCAAAGACATCCGCGCCCTGCACATGCGTAAGGAACGCGAGGCGACGGGTCTGTTTCTGGCCGAGGGACTGAAAATCATCATCGACGCCCTCGATCAGGGCATGACGCCGCGCATACTGGTCTATGGCAGGGACGCTGATCGCCATCCGTTGCTGGAACGCGCCATCGCCGCCACGCTTGCGGCACAGGGCGAGGTTCTTGAGGTAACGCGCGAAATTTTAGAGAAAATTTCGCGTAAAGATAATCCGCAGATGGTCATCGCTGTCTTTGCGCAGATCGTGCATCGTCTTGATGAGATCGACCCTGCCTCCGCCGATGTCTGGGTGGCGCTCGAACAGGTGCGCGACCCCGGCAATCTCGGCACCATCATCCGCACCGCCGATGCGGCGGGCATAGGCGGGGTGATCCTGATCGGCGATTGCGTCGATCCGTTTTCGGTCGAAACCGTGCGCGCCACGATGGGCTCGATCTTCGCCCTGCCCATCGTTAAATGCACGCGCGAGGCTTTTCTGGCCGACCGGGCGCGCTGGACGGGCGCGCTGGTCGGCACCCTGCTCACCGCCAGCCACAACCACCGCACCGCCGAATATCGCCGCCCCACCCTGATCCTGATGGGCACCGAACAGTCAGGCCTGACGCCTGACCTCGCCGCCATCTGCGACACCCATGTCAAAATCCCGATGCGCGGTCGCGCTGACAGTCTTAACCTGTCGGTCGCCACCGGCATCATGATCTATGCAGCGCAGGGGCTGTGA
- a CDS encoding glycosyltransferase family 2 protein: MSWIFKAEAFREKWAYKNAYKDSGRTGTGPIRLFPGARPRRRRRSPILPLSRARSAIIRMTRHQAVLTLCLLGLLITASIFAPHTTLNTLQALLWTGFCANALLRVTAVFLPRRSVKTPYLHPAAMPYYSVIVALYNEANIVPQVVAAMQALRYPQDRLEILFALEEDDADTIAALCATDLPSYMRPILVPVGFPRTKPRALNHALTEARGDLVVIYDAEDRPDPGQLFEAARTFAASPKRLICLQAPLRPAHAQGFIARQFAAEYAVQFDVLLPALHYFGLPFPLGGTSNHFRAEALKKLGGWDAYNVTEDADLGLRLADSGYASGLLSLPTLETPTATSHAWIPQRTRWIKGYIQTLLVHTRLTAPRSLRVWAGVVIGVGLSVLASLCYAPLSFMMVVTLLLFGLQGTFDPGHAVRDPAMHDLLLFVLGNLAGLIAMQTGGKRAGLALRWRDLFAAPLYWSLQSIAAAFAAHQLFARPFHWDKTDHAPVSVPACQGLPQKDEPPLYEAAARQYGDEHDHRRHSHNLKNASLG; the protein is encoded by the coding sequence ATGAGCTGGATTTTCAAGGCCGAGGCGTTCAGGGAAAAATGGGCCTATAAGAATGCCTATAAGGATTCTGGCCGGACAGGAACAGGCCCGATACGTCTTTTTCCCGGTGCCCGTCCACGCCGCCGCCGCCGCAGCCCCATTCTGCCGCTCAGCCGCGCCCGCTCGGCCATCATCCGCATGACGCGCCATCAGGCCGTTTTAACCCTGTGCCTGCTGGGCCTGCTGATCACCGCCTCCATCTTCGCGCCGCATACGACTTTGAACACGCTTCAGGCCCTGCTGTGGACCGGCTTCTGCGCCAATGCCCTTCTGCGCGTCACGGCGGTCTTCCTGCCCAGGCGCAGCGTCAAAACGCCCTATCTCCATCCGGCCGCCATGCCCTATTACAGCGTCATCGTGGCGCTTTACAATGAGGCCAACATCGTGCCGCAGGTCGTGGCTGCCATGCAGGCCCTGCGTTATCCGCAGGATCGTCTGGAAATCCTGTTCGCCCTTGAAGAAGACGATGCCGATACCATCGCCGCCCTGTGTGCCACCGATTTGCCGTCCTATATGCGCCCCATACTGGTGCCGGTGGGGTTCCCGCGCACCAAGCCGCGCGCCCTTAACCATGCCCTGACCGAGGCACGCGGCGATCTGGTCGTGATCTACGACGCCGAGGATCGCCCCGATCCCGGCCAGTTGTTCGAAGCCGCGCGCACCTTCGCCGCCAGCCCCAAACGCCTGATCTGCTTGCAGGCCCCTTTGCGCCCGGCTCATGCGCAAGGCTTCATCGCCCGCCAGTTCGCTGCCGAATATGCCGTGCAGTTCGATGTCCTGCTGCCGGCGCTCCATTATTTCGGCCTGCCCTTTCCGCTGGGCGGCACCAGCAATCACTTCCGGGCTGAGGCGCTGAAAAAACTAGGCGGCTGGGATGCCTATAATGTCACCGAAGACGCCGATCTCGGCCTGAGGCTGGCCGATTCGGGTTATGCCAGCGGCCTTCTCAGCCTGCCCACCCTTGAAACACCCACAGCCACCAGCCACGCCTGGATCCCGCAGCGAACGCGCTGGATCAAGGGCTATATCCAGACCCTTCTGGTGCATACGCGCCTGACCGCCCCGCGCAGCCTCAGAGTGTGGGCAGGCGTCGTCATCGGTGTGGGCCTGAGCGTTCTGGCTTCGCTCTGCTATGCGCCGCTCAGTTTCATGATGGTCGTCACCCTGCTTTTGTTCGGCCTGCAAGGCACATTCGATCCGGGCCATGCCGTGCGTGATCCGGCCATGCATGATCTGCTGCTGTTCGTCCTCGGCAATCTGGCGGGCCTGATCGCCATGCAGACGGGCGGCAAGCGCGCCGGTCTGGCCCTGCGCTGGCGCGATCTGTTCGCCGCCCCCCTGTACTGGAGCCTGCAATCGATCGCCGCCGCCTTTGCGGCCCATCAGCTTTTCGCGCGTCCTTTCCACTGGGACAAGACCGATCATGCCCCGGTATCTGTCCCGGCATGTCAGGGCCTGCCGCAAAAAGATGAGCCGCCTCTTTACGAAGCCGCCGCGCGCCAGTATGGCGATGAGCATGATCATCGCCGACACAGCCACAACCTTAAGAACGCAAGCCTGGGCTGA
- the smpB gene encoding SsrA-binding protein SmpB: MAELQPNYKVIADNRRARFDYFLENNIEAGLALRGTEVKSLRNGRANIAESYVSVEGDELCLINADIPPYGQANRFNHEPRRIRKLLLHRKEIHRFIIAIQREGMTIVPTKLYFNDKGLVKLEIALAKGKKIHDKREASAERDWQRDKGRLMRDKG; encoded by the coding sequence ATGGCCGAACTTCAGCCCAATTACAAAGTGATCGCCGATAACCGGCGGGCGCGTTTCGATTATTTTCTCGAAAATAATATCGAAGCGGGTCTGGCCTTACGCGGTACCGAGGTCAAATCCCTGCGCAATGGCCGGGCCAATATCGCCGAGTCTTACGTCAGCGTCGAGGGCGACGAACTGTGCCTGATCAATGCTGACATTCCGCCCTACGGTCAGGCCAACCGCTTCAATCACGAACCGCGCCGTATCCGCAAACTGCTGCTGCATCGCAAGGAAATCCACCGTTTCATCATCGCCATCCAGCGCGAGGGCATGACCATCGTGCCGACCAAGCTCTATTTCAACGATAAGGGTCTGGTGAAGCTGGAGATCGCCCTGGCCAAGGGCAAGAAGATCCACGACAAGCGCGAAGCTTCGGCCGAACGCGACTGGCAGCGCGATAAGGGCCGCCTGATGCGTGACAAGGGCTAG